The proteins below come from a single Triticum aestivum cultivar Chinese Spring chromosome 5D, IWGSC CS RefSeq v2.1, whole genome shotgun sequence genomic window:
- the LOC123120688 gene encoding structural maintenance of chromosomes protein 6B translates to MAGTISRIRLENFMCHSSLHIELGEHVNFITGQNGSGKSAILTALCIAFGCRAKNTQRAATIKDFIKTGCSYAAIAVDINNQGEDSFKPDVYGNLIKLERRITESSSSTILKDQHGRKVANRKDDLNEIIEHFNIDVENPCVIMSQDKSREFLHSGNDKDKFKFFFKATLLQQVNELLETIRDQLNNADSVVQELEKSIKPVMRELDELREKIKNMEHIEEIAHDIDNLKKKLAWSWVYEVDQQIEEQTVRLQKLKERIPACQERIDRNTVVIDDLKKELTEKEELVRSLGDKTHEVNNMKKSMEDNIAEVVKLKIELEAEHERGTRTLEKMNGRLKQMQAQLRDFQMQHMQFTQAEASQIEEDMQNIQRDIDYLDSNVTRLREEEKEFSEELSGIQKSISDIAKEIAESDKRILQLKSHMDGLQQRQSNTVTAFGGQKVLKLLQLIESNHGRFKSPPIGPIGAHLQLASESWSVAVDCACGGLLDAFIVSCHKDLQVLRECAGRVYYNNLRIIVYDFTRQRLIIPDGSLPTTEHPTVLSVIQSENHTVLNVLVDQGHAERQVLVRDYEVGKSVAFDHRMRNIKEVYTSDGFRMFSRGSVQTILPPNKRPRPERWCSSPAEKIAELKNEADDIQRTISEKNAQRRKLVNDRSNLEQKIANLKRKREPEERHLMNKKVQLEDAKRATAENNRHAAVDTTELEEDIKEEKNNIEQKELSLQKTNVKLSAALREVNDRRMAFKTFMDSVNEERLHFSSANDELDLVKRKIDAAQQEKTHYEGVMTTKVLPDIKTAEAEYADLQQHRQEYFKKASIICSESDMEALSHVAGSTPEQLSAKINRLKQRFDQESRRYAESIDDLRALHDKKERKILRKQQLYAGFRVKLNSCQKALDLRWKKFQRNAGLLKRQLTWLFNEHLGKKGISGFINVDYKSKVLSVELTMPQDASRDTVRDTRGLSGGERSFSTLCFTLALHGMTEAPFRAMDEFDVFMDAVSRKISLDTLVDFAVAHGSQWVFITPHDISMVKPGDRVKKQQMAAPRG, encoded by the exons ATGGCGGGGACCATCTCCCGCATCCGGCTGGAGAACTTCATGTGCCACTCCAGCTTGCACATCGAGCTCGGCGAGCACGTCAACTTCATCACCGGGCAGAACGGCA GCGGAAAGAGCGCGATCTTGACGGCTCTGTGTATCGCCTTCGGCTGCCGCGCCAAGAACACGCAGCGGGCCGCGACGATTAAAGATTTCATCAAGACTGGCTGCAG TTATGCGGCAATTGCTGTTGACATCAACAACCAAGGGGAAGACTCGTTCAAGCCTGATGTATATGGAAACTTAATTAAACTGGAACGCAGGATTACTGAGTCATCGAGTTCTACGATTTTAAAGGATCAACATG GTAGGAAGGTGGCAAATCGCAAAGATGATCTTAATGAGATAATTGAACATTTTAAT ATCGATGTTGAAAATCCTTGTGTAATTATGAGTCAAGACAAAAGTAGAGAATTCCTGCACTCAGGAAACGACAAGGATAAGTTTAAG TTCTTTTTCAAGGCTACTCTTCTTCAACAAGTCAATGAGTTACTGGAGACAATAAGAGATCAGCTGAACAATGCAGACTCTGTTGTTCAAGAGTTGGAGAAGTCAATTAAGCCAGTGATGAGAGAACTTGATGAACTACGAGAGAAGATAAAGAATATGGAACACATAGAAGAGATAGCACATGATATCGATAATTTGAAGAAAAAGTTAGCCTGGTCATGGGTTTATGAAGTCGACCAGCAAATTGAGGAACAGACAGTGAGACTCCAGAAACTCAAAGAGCGAATTCCTGCATGCCAAGAAAGAATTGACCGAAATACA GTCGTTATAGATGACCTGAAGAAAGAGCTTACTGAAAAGGAAGAACTTGTAAGATCTTTAGGCGATAAGACTCATGAAGTGAACAACATGAAGAAAAGTATGGAAGATAACATTGCTGAG GTTGTGAAGTTGAAGATAGAGCTAGAGGCAGAGCATGAGCGCGGCACACGTACGCTGGAGAAAATGAATGGCCGGTTGAAACAAATGCAGGCACAACTCCGTGATTTCCAAATGCAGCATATGCAATTTACTCAA GCTGAGGCATCtcaaattgaggaagacatgcagAACATACAACGGGACATTGATTATCTTGATTCAAATGTTACAAG GTTAAGAGAGGAAGAAAAAGAATTTTCTGAAGAGTTATCGGGCATCCAAAAATCTATCAGTGACATAGCAAAAGAG ATAGCTGAAAGTGATAAAAGGATACTCCAATTGAAATCTCACATGGATGGTCTTCAGCAGCGTCAAAGTAATACG GTAACGGCATTCGGGGGACAAAAAGTTCTGAAACTCTTGCAATTAATAGAATCAAACCACGGAAGATTCAAAAGCCCGCCTATTGGTCCGATAGGGGCTCATCTG CAACTTGCTAGTGAGTCCTGGTCTGTCGCGGTTGATTGCGCATGTGGAGGGCTTCTGGATGCATTTATTGTCTCATGTCATAAGGATTTACAAGTTTTGCGAGAATGCGCGGGTAGAGTGTATTACAATAACCTTCGAATTATTGTGTATGATTTCACTAGACAGCG ATTGATCATTCCAGATGGTTCACTTCCTACAACAGAGCACCCCACAGTACTATCAGTTATTCAGTCAGAGAACCACACTGTGCTGAATGTATTGGTAGATCAG GGTCATGCTGAAAGGCAGGTCCTGGTTCGAGATTATGAAGTCGGAAAATCTGTTGCATTTGATCACAGGATGCGGAATATAAAGGAAGTCTATACCTCTGATGGGTTCAGAAT GTTTTCTAGAGGTTCTGTTCAGACTATTCTTCCTCCAAACAAAAGGCCAAGACCTGAGCGTTGGTGCAGTTCGCCCGCAGAAAAAATAGCTGAATTGAAGAATGAAGCTGACGATATTCAAAGAACAATCTCGGAAAAGAATGCTCAGAGAAGGAAGTTGGTTAATGACCGAAGTAACCTTGAACAGAAAATAGCAAATTTGAAG AGAAAACGAGAACCTGAGGAGCGCCATTTAATGAATAAAAAAGTGCAACTTGAAGACGCAAAGAGAGCTACTGCTGAAAATAATAGGCACGCTGCTGTGGATACCACTGAACTAGAGGAGGACATAAAG GAAGAGAAGAATAACATTGAGCAGAAAGAACTATCACTGCAGAAGACTAATGTAAAGCTGTCAGCAGCTTTACGAGAAGTCAATGATAGAAGAATGGCTTTCAAGACCTTTATGG ATTCTGTGAATGAGGAGAGATTACATTTTAGCAGCGCAAATGATGAACTAGATCTTGTTAAGCGTAAAATAGATGCAGCTCAGCAG GAGAAGACTCACTATGAAGGTGTCATGACAACTAAAGTTTTACCTGATATTAAAACGGCTGAAGCAGAGTATGCAGATCTTCAGCAGCATCGGCAG GAGTACTTCAAGAAGGCTTCAATTATTTGCTCTGAGAGTGACATGGAAGCTCTGAGTCATGTTGCTGGATCCACCCCTGAACAATTAAGTGCTAAGATAAATAGACTGAAACAGAGATTTGATCAAGAAAGCAGAAG ATATGCCGAGTCCATAGATGATCTGagggcattgcatgacaaaaaggAACGGAAAATCTTAAGAAAGCAACAGCTGTATGCAGGTTTTAGGGTGAAATTAAAT TCGTGTCAAAAAGCGTTGGACTTGCGATGGAAGAAGTTCCAGaggaatgctggccttttgaagcgACAATTGACATGgct GTTTAATGAGCACCTGGgaaagaaaggtatcagtgggttCATCAACGTAGATTACAAGAGTAAAGTTTTGTCTGTTGAG TTGACGATGCCTCAAGATGCATCCCGTGATACCGTCAGAGACACTAGAGGACTGTCAG GAGGGGAGCGATCTTTTTCAACACTTTGCTTCACTTTAGCTCTTCATGGAATGACAGAAGCACCTTTTAGGGCCATGGATGAGTTTGATGTATTCATG GATGCGGTGAGCCGCAAAATAAGCTTGGACACCCTTGTAGATTTTGCTGTTGCACATGGGTCACAATGGGTATTTATAACACCTCACGATATCAG CATGGTGAAGCCTGGAGATCGGGTCAAGAAGCAGCAAATGGCCGCCCCTCGCGGTTGA